CGCTCGTATAGAGTATAAATAGAATCAAAGTTGAAGGACCAATAGCAGTAAAAGGAGGAAGTCGTTTTGTGTTGACCaacattttgctttttttggggggtggataacgacgacgacgacggccatcCGAcaatggatgtgtgtgtgtgtgtccgctCGAGGGAAATCTCGGTGATCCTATTGAAAGGATGAAAACACTCTTCTCGGAATCCGATCCATCCGCCGTCCGTTTCCCGATTTTCGGACCAGCTGGAGAGAGCGGGagagcgggagagagagagaaactcgAGCGTGTTACCAATTGTTGGCGTCGACGACGTCGTTCATTGTCCTCTCCGGCCGGTCATTATCGTCTTGGTCCCGACTATATTCGACTATAAGTTAAGAGCCAAACAGTCGGGATTACTTTGACCTATTGTTCTTTAATGGCCTAATGGTTCAATAGAAGAGCTCGTCCGCTCCCCATCGCGCACACAAAAGACCAACGCGACTTGCGATTGCCATTTGGCATTTGCCAATGCACCGTTAAGCCAcatgctggctgctgctgggtatCTTCTCCATTCGCTTCGcttcgttctcttttttccttttttcatgtGTACTGGGTTCACTTGTCAAATGTCCGTTTCCCCGTAAATCGATCATCGTGTGTTATGTAAGGCTCTGGTAGTAGTAGCCCCCAGGCATTGAGGGAagccaaaataattttttccagctcagaccaaaaaatcaattcattccCCCCATTTGCTTGTTCCCTCTAGTCACTCGATAAGATGAAATCCCCAACGGCACCGTGCAGTTGTGTATTCACTGTTGTAGCGGGGGTCTTCCATCAACTGAGTCGCGTACGTGTACGTAAAGATGTACGTAATGCAATTCGTCGCCGTAGGGAATGACGCGATTGAGATGAATGGGTCATTTGTCTTGTTTCgcttggtttttttattttatttcccggctagagagagagtatgGATTGTTATTTATGtgtcatgttttgttttgttgttggtttttttcacAGAcagcggcggaggaggaggccgTCCCGGTAGTCCGATCGGTGAGCGACGATCAAGCGGAAGCGGTGGCAGCAATAGCCGCCTAGCGGAGGACACGCTGGCGTATACGGTGCAGAGCAACGACACGCTGACCAGTTTGGCCGCCCGTTTCGACACGACGCCGTCGGAGCTGGTCGCCATCAACAAACTCCATTCGCGGCTGATTTTCCCTGGACAGgtgattgatttcatttcgccCCCCATCGGGACTTGGCGGGCAGAAGCcgttgggcttttttttttttaaaagcccaGGTCCATCGAATGAAATATGGCCAGGCATCAGACTGGGAAAGGAAATTGATGAATCAATCCAACAGAACacatcaattgaaaaaaaaaaaagtgttaaagaaggagaagaagaagcgttTGGACCGAATAGAGTGGGgaggattctttttttttatttttatttttacgggGGTTAGCGCAGCTAGGGAGTTGAGCAATAAAAGTCAAGCGTGATCAATGAACTTGAGTTAACAACTTGGGAATCCTCGAGCTCCTTCTTTCGATTAATTGCCACTTTAATAGATAGCCCAggagaaaggagagaaagcagaaaaaagatgatgatagGGACTAGATCAATCAAGTGGCGATTGGCTGTGTGTATCAGAGCAAAAAGAGATTCGTCCATTTCATTTCACGTGGCCTTGATTAACAACTCATTGTCATTTGtcattttcggtttttttattttgatgtaaTCAATAGGTGCTGCTCGTTCCGCGCAAAGATGCCGACGCCAACCGAGGAGCTGGATTGGAGTCTGAAGGAGccgggacgtcgtcgtcgtcagagCCCGGTGAAGCCGGGACTGCTCTAGGGCCCCAAATGGCTTTGAATGTTTCCATCAGGTCGTCGTCAAGCAATAGCAATATCAACGAAGTCGGTCGCGACAGCAATGGCGGCTATTCGTCACCCACAGCCGAGCGCCCCATCGAGCACGGTACCAATActactctctctttctctctcaagtACCTTTTTACTACTACACCGCCACCTACCCCATTCTGTTGTCGGCTGGCCGTCACCACCACAGCCGCCTTTCATTGTCACTCGCTGTAAACGGCGTGAGACAACTGAAATTTGTTTCACAAACATTCCGGTTTTTCCCCGCTCTCACTCTGTGTGCGACAAAAGAGTTTAGTCCCTCCCATCTGCTCTGAATGTGATAAAATCGATAGAAAGGAGTGGATCGAGAAGATAGATGCAGCTTGTGCAGACAAAGGCAGCAGAGACCCGACTAGTGCAAACGCAGTAGATCAGGAAATGAATCGAATAAATGTTGACAAAAGCTTCAGGGCTtctttcaagagaaaaaaacacaacaacctACGACGAAAgatgtttttcttattgtctTTGTCGTCCGCCCAGTCGCTCGGCCGTTTGTGTTGCCCCCCCttttggttgtgtgtgtgtgtgtgtgtgtgtgagtgaaTCGATAATTTGAACAAAGTGTACTATTATGTATTTTTCAGCGTTTCTCGATAGTTTGCGACCTCCCGGATCGCCGAGGTTCAACAGGGCCGATTTGTCTTTCACCAACCAGGGGAGTGGTGCCGGGCAGAGCGGCTCGTCGGCCTCGGATTTCGCCAATATCGAACGAGAAATCAACAACGAAGAATTACTGACCAGCATGGACGTGGAGACGGAACGCATCAGGGATCGCAGCGCCTATGAGAAATTCCTGAAAATTCACGTCAGGCACATAACGGACGGCCAGGGAGTGGTGGCCGGCGTCCTGCTCGTCACGCCCAACACGGTCATGTTTGATCCCAACGTGTCGGACACGCTGGTCATCGAGCACGGCGCTGAAGCGTACGGCGTCATTGCGCCCATGGAATTCGTCGTCAACGCGGCTCTCTATCCCGACATTGCTCACATGCGGCTGGCCGACTCCAAGGGCCAGCCCGACCAGCCCATCACCGATCCTATTTACTTCCCGACCAATTGCCCGTTGCACCGGAAGTACTCGATTCTCAAGGAGAAAGCCCACCTCAAGGGCAAACAGACGTCACCAGAAGAGGCCGTTGTTGATCTCGATCCAGCTGCCGGAATACTCGCTATAGCCGGTCAGTTGAGCCTCTAGTCTCGTATCTTTTCTCCTACAACTAAAAATGCCACAATTTTTCTCAGGTGACATTCAACGCCGGTGGAGTGAAGGAGAAGACACAAGGGAATCATGTGAAAGCCAGGCGACAGCTCAAGAGGACGACGCTGCTGGTTCGTCAAAGACGTCCGATGCATCGCCATTGCCCGCCCCATCGCAAGAACCACCAACACCCAAAGACAAAGAAACTAGGGCCAACTCGTTGACGGCCGAGAGTGTCGACGGAGCGGTCGTTACAGTCGTCTCCGAGCCTCTTTGTCCAATTATTCCTCCGCCATCCGTTGTTGAGGCCGCTCACCAGAGTGGCCATGTCATCCGACTCCACGTTAAaagtcatttgaatttttttttttttctttcgtgtctCAATCAAATTgtcatttaacatttttttttcccattttgactTGTAGATGAACCTGTGGTTCCGTCGGCCGTTGCCGATGTGGCGGCTGGGCCGCCCGAAAACGATTTAGTGGACAAGTCATCGCTCTCCAGTGATAATACCAAATTGACCAGTGGCATCCGCGTTGTCTCGTCCATGGACAAGACACCCAGTGGCGAACGTGAAGACGAGCTTTGCATCTCGGAAGAGCTCAACGTCACTGATGATGACGACAAAGGTGAAATTGACTTTTTGATGGcaaaaagatcaaaagatagaaaggttttcttcttattattgaTCGATTATGTTGTCAACACAGACGAGGCGTTCCACTCTTCCACGGGCTCTGGTTATGAGCAGGCCATTAGCGAGGCTATGATTGATGAGTCCGAGTACCGGGCACGTCATTTCAGCGTTGGGACAACATCGTCCATGGGGCCCCATCAGAGTGGCGCCGCTCGGAGTCGAGCAATGCACTCGAGTTTCCATCGCCAGCCGCGTCATGCTTCCGGAGGCTCTGAGCCCATCCCGGCAAGTCGCCCTCAATCCAGCTCTCCGGCTCCTATTGCATCCTCGCCTGAAAGTAGAGGACAGCGAGTAtggctcctttttcttttattattatttttttttaaatttaggatCCCAGTTAGGAGCCAATTAACAATTAGCGAATTTCACCCCCCCTGTAGATGCTGAAACGTTTGTCGTATCCGCTGGTGTGGATGGGTGAAAGTCTGACTGCCGATTCCAAAGAAAACAGTCCCGTCTTGCCCGCCGATAAAGATCCTAATGCCGAGTCTGTGTTTTCTAAAGTCTTTTCCAGGTAAGGAGTGGCTACTTAATTCTCCTTAACTTTATTCACCTCGCTCAAAAGTCGTACGTAAATTCCAACAAGTGACGTCGTGTCCGGTAATGTATTTTGAATTAGCCTCATTTGCATGATTGCACGGCTACATCGTATGGttggtttatatttttttggcttttggctTATTTTTTCACCCATCTATTTATTGTGCatgattggattttttaaaaattatttcgcgGGATTTCaatggtttttatttcatttatttttttattctgttgcttttttaaatcttcttctgCTATCAAATCACACAcacgctttttttttggcgattGGCATGCTGCTGTATTATAGTAACCACCCAGATCATTCGGTGGAATTGAGCTGTGACAATTCGATGGTGAGCCAAACCACCCCCGAAGAGAGTTTGATGGTTCCCGACTTTTCCGAGTTTATCGTTCCGGATCGATCCGGTATTCTGTTGGCCACGGCGGCCGCCATTGCCATTGGCACAATCGACGGGGCGAGGTACCGTGTCCAtaacaacaccaccaacaaAACATCCCCCCTATCACAATAACTCACAACCCCCAAAGGGAAATTGGTCCACTTAACTCAAATTGTCTTATTAATAACCGAGCGATGAGAGATTATGCCATTTcgtttcttgatttcttttgttttttccccaccGCCATCGTCGGTTATTTGCAGGAGATTATCAACCGAGAACAGTTTGAAGCTGGACAGCCGTTTGGTGCCCAATTTGTTCCGGGGCAAGGACCaaggtcatcatcatcaacagcagcaccaccaacaccaccaccacaacaaccCAATTTCAAGCGGCCAACCACCGGCCGGTGCTCAACCCAAACTCGGTTACAGGAGCATGGTGTCGGTCGATGACGTGCCCGAATTATTTGCCTCGCTGGATAGTAAGTACTTTGACGATTTAGACTTTTTAATTCCCAAAGTAAGACAATTCAGCAAGGTTTATAATTATTGAACAGATATTAACGTGTCATGTATCACCGTGAATGTACATATCACGTCTTTTCGTTGAGCCATAAAGTGACTTTTTGACTGATTACGTCACCaacaaacaagagaaagaaagaagcacTCTCGGTGTGCATGCCAAACCTGATCAAGATGTCAGTCTCTAtagtgattttattttggtagTCAAGTTCTTGGaaacaaggaaagaaagaaacaaaacaaaacgacgaTACTTCCGAGTAAAGAATTTCAATTCGGGCCTCTCTA
The window above is part of the Daphnia pulex isolate KAP4 chromosome 3, ASM2113471v1 genome. Proteins encoded here:
- the LOC124191218 gene encoding uncharacterized protein LOC124191218 isoform X8; translated protein: MASNGSFTKTPKKDKYLKIPKTLREGWADVTRSTPSSPDSRRTSPFRTANELSRSVNFLLNVHEVGVVDSPTSGSESGSSLDGLDKAGETWVAGGARKSSLQPAPKPITPEEMPRRSSTSRLFESGGSRRSPHSSVGNLLTAVLAKTLRKKTKSRSVDQSLAAAFDVDVIGGLSRLAGSALGSSTDSGGGGGRPGSPIGERRSSGSGGSNSRLAEDTLAYTVQSNDTLTSLAARFDTTPSELVAINKLHSRLIFPGQVLLVPRKDADANRGAGLESEGAGTSSSSEPGEAGTALGPQMALNVSIRSSSSNSNINEVGRDSNGGYSSPTAERPIEHAFLDSLRPPGSPRFNRADLSFTNQGSGAGQSGSSASDFANIEREINNEELLTSMDVETERIRDRSAYEKFLKIHVRHITDGQGVVAGVLLVTPNTVMFDPNVSDTLVIEHGAEAYGVIAPMEFVVNAALYPDIAHMRLADSKGQPDQPITDPIYFPTNCPLHRKYSILKEKAHLKGKQTSPEEAVVDLDPAAGILAIAGDIQRRWSEGEDTRESCESQATAQEDDAAGSSKTSDASPLPAPSQEPPTPKDKETRANSLTAESVDGAVVTVVSEPLCPIIPPPSVVEAAHQSGHVIRLHVKNEPVVPSAVADVAAGPPENDLVDKSSLSSDNTKLTSGIRVVSSMDKTPSGEREDELCISEELNVTDDDDKDEAFHSSTGSGYEQAISEAMIDESEYRARHFSVGTTSSMGPHQSGAARSRAMHSSFHRQPRHASGGSEPIPASRPQSSSPAPIASSPESRGQRMLKRLSYPLVWMGESLTADSKENSPVLPADKDPNAESVFSKVFSSNHPDHSVELSCDNSMVSQTTPEESLMVPDFSEFIVPDRSGILLATAAAIAIGTIDGARRLSTENSLKLDSRLVPNLFRGKDQGHHHQQQHHQHHHHNNPISSGQPPAGAQPKLGYRSMVSVDDVPELFASLDILRSPYFELNFIELIPKPAQPCDAPPLYLRLRMGKPLNRKGGMTTPIMSYGKKKMKPEYWFSIPRDKADSLCRFFLLWSPDVYGEPGDADSVAKRGFELITEDLEWEEPSPVRRTKPVKKAKGQLGGKSKSGDHDQVGGEDEDDPLGVTAELAKESWERAKAPYVRLFTILKTQATLFESDQDEIVSLNEEVRRALYGSERLSALDLDSYLPDLIGPTEVLTDEYRKQLAKHLPARVEGYPWSLVFSTSQNGFSLNSLYRKMIGIDSPILLVIEDTQGNVFGAITSCEIRVSESFYGTGESLLFVINPKMQIYPWSGDNSYFIQGNNESLAIGAGDGRFGLWLDGDLNQGRTQTCKTFGNDPLSPDEDFWVKTLECWAFM
- the LOC124191218 gene encoding nuclear receptor coactivator 7-like isoform X9, which produces MASNGSFTKTPKKDKYLKIPKTLREGWADVTRSTPSSPDSRRTSPFRTANELSRSVNFLLNVHEVGVVDSPTSGSESGSSLDGLDKAGETWVAGGARKSSLQPAPKPITPEEMPRRSSTSRLFESGGSRRSPHSSVGNLLTAVLAKTLRKKTKSRSVDQSLAAAFDVDVIGGLSRLAGSALGSSTDSGGGGGRPGSPIGERRSSGSGGSNSRLAEDTLAYTVQSNDTLTSLAARFDTTPSELVAINKLHSRLIFPGQVLLVPRKDADANRGAGLESEGAGTSSSSEPGEAGTALGPQMALNVSIRSSSSNSNINEVGRDSNGGYSSPTAERPIEHAFLDSLRPPGSPRFNRADLSFTNQGSGAGQSGSSASDFANIEREINNEELLTSMDVETERIRDRSAYEKFLKIHVRHITDGQGVVAGVLLVTPNTVMFDPNVSDTLVIEHGAEAYGVIAPMEFVVNAALYPDIAHMRLADSKGQPDQPITDPIYFPTNCPLHRKYSILKEKAHLKGKQTSPEEAVVDLDPAAGILAIAGDIQRRWSEGEDTRESCESQATAQEDDAAGSSKTSDASPLPAPSQEPPTPKDKETRANSLTAESVDGAVVTVVSEPLCPIIPPPSVVEAAHQSGHVIRLHVKNEPVVPSAVADVAAGPPENDLVDKSSLSSDNTKLTSGIRVVSSMDKTPSGEREDELCISEELNVTDDDDKDEAFHSSTGSGYEQAISEAMIDESEYRARHFSVGTTSSMGPHQSGAARSRAMHSSFHRQPRHASGGSEPIPASRPQSSSPAPIASSPESRGQRMLKRLSYPLVWMGESLTADSKENSPVLPADKDPNAESVFSKVFSSNHPDHSVELSCDNSMVSQTTPEESLMVPDFSEFIVPDRSGILLATAAAIAIGTIDGARRLSTENSLKLDSRLVPNLFRGKDQGHHHQQQHHQHHHHNNPISSGQPPAGAQPKLGYRSMVSVDDVPELFASLDKLIPKPAQPCDAPPLYLRLRMGKPLNRKGGMTTPIMSYGKKKMKPEYWFSIPRDKADSLCRFFLLWSPDVYGEPGDADSVAKRGFELITEDLEWEEPSPVRRTKPVKKAKGQLGGKSKSGDHDQVGGEDEDDPLGVTAELAKESWEIVSLNEEVRRALYGSERLSALDLDSYLPDLIGPTEVLTDEYRKQLAKHLPARVEGYPWSLVFSTSQNGFSLNSLYRKMIGIDSPILLVIEDTQGNVFGAITSCEIRVSESFYGTGESLLFVINPKMQIYPWSGDNSYFIQGNNESLAIGAGDGRFGLWLDGDLNQGRTQTCKTFGNDPLSPDEDFWVKTLECWAFM
- the LOC124191218 gene encoding uncharacterized protein LOC124191218 isoform X1, with amino-acid sequence MASTGTGTMKQQRRRFSLQTPVNFISKMGRKLSVGNNQHQQQPSAAASAQLSFRSSSVPGSLNHLSDPYAAVVVAAGKKKERAGSRSRWSKSNSFSSVCDSEEELNRQFADFDTCLSGFDDAPARPVRQSLPVPTILLQPADDDDDSDLGEKKPGGRQRSRSETRSPSHFSRFLKFNRRRTSPTNHSPTSPVSQSLEFPVQYERRGSFQSTLGITTPILKCSLEQLPEGVQVHHATRTCSPSPEHFNGPSLSPSALLNYEPDRFRFDSKSTAIVRDRSATFSSTDGMDRRNPSLELVPRGTVQRERSVSFSATQAGGGSSTSSSSSSRTPPDDRMTKKRRSLSHLFWPPSALFGRSRTKSRSVDQSLAAAFDVDVIGGLSRLAGSALGSSTDSGGGGGRPGSPIGERRSSGSGGSNSRLAEDTLAYTVQSNDTLTSLAARFDTTPSELVAINKLHSRLIFPGQVLLVPRKDADANRGAGLESEGAGTSSSSEPGEAGTALGPQMALNVSIRSSSSNSNINEVGRDSNGGYSSPTAERPIEHAFLDSLRPPGSPRFNRADLSFTNQGSGAGQSGSSASDFANIEREINNEELLTSMDVETERIRDRSAYEKFLKIHVRHITDGQGVVAGVLLVTPNTVMFDPNVSDTLVIEHGAEAYGVIAPMEFVVNAALYPDIAHMRLADSKGQPDQPITDPIYFPTNCPLHRKYSILKEKAHLKGKQTSPEEAVVDLDPAAGILAIAGDIQRRWSEGEDTRESCESQATAQEDDAAGSSKTSDASPLPAPSQEPPTPKDKETRANSLTAESVDGAVVTVVSEPLCPIIPPPSVVEAAHQSGHVIRLHVKNEPVVPSAVADVAAGPPENDLVDKSSLSSDNTKLTSGIRVVSSMDKTPSGEREDELCISEELNVTDDDDKDEAFHSSTGSGYEQAISEAMIDESEYRARHFSVGTTSSMGPHQSGAARSRAMHSSFHRQPRHASGGSEPIPASRPQSSSPAPIASSPESRGQRMLKRLSYPLVWMGESLTADSKENSPVLPADKDPNAESVFSKVFSSNHPDHSVELSCDNSMVSQTTPEESLMVPDFSEFIVPDRSGILLATAAAIAIGTIDGARRLSTENSLKLDSRLVPNLFRGKDQGHHHQQQHHQHHHHNNPISSGQPPAGAQPKLGYRSMVSVDDVPELFASLDILRSPYFELNFIELIPKPAQPCDAPPLYLRLRMGKPLNRKGGMTTPIMSYGKKKMKPEYWFSIPRDKADSLCRFFLLWSPDVYGEPGDADSVAKRGFELITEDLEWEEPSPVRRTKPVKKAKGQLGGKSKSGDHDQVGGEDEDDPLGVTAELAKESWERAKAPYVRLFTILKTQATLFESDQDEIVSLNEEVRRALYGSERLSALDLDSYLPDLIGPTEVLTDEYRKQLAKHLPARVEGYPWSLVFSTSQNGFSLNSLYRKMIGIDSPILLVIEDTQGNVFGAITSCEIRVSESFYGTGESLLFVINPKMQIYPWSGDNSYFIQGNNESLAIGAGDGRFGLWLDGDLNQGRTQTCKTFGNDPLSPDEDFWVKTLECWAFM
- the LOC124191218 gene encoding uncharacterized protein LOC124191218 isoform X3, which codes for MASTGTGTMKQQRRRFSLQTPVNFISKMGRKLSVGNNQHQQQPSAAASAQLSFRSSSVPGSLNHLSDPYAAVVVAAGKKKERAGSRSRWSKSNSFSSVCDSEEELNRQFADFDTCLSGFDDAPARPVRQSLPVPTILLQPADDDDDSDLGEKKPGGRQRSRSETRSPSHFSRFLKFNRRRTSPTNHSPTSPVSQSLEFPVQYERRGSFQSTLGITTPILKCSLEQLPEGVQVHHATRTCSPSPEHFNGPSLSPSALLNYEPDRFRFDSKSTAIVRDRSATFSSTDGMDRRNPSLELVPRGTVQRERSVSFSATQAGGGSSTSSSSSSRTPPDDRMTKKRRSLSHLFWPPSALFGRSRTKSRSVDQSLAAAFDVDVIGGLSRLAGSALGSSTDSGGGGGRPGSPIGERRSSGSGGSNSRLAEDTLAYTVQSNDTLTSLAARFDTTPSELVAINKLHSRLIFPGQVLLVPRKDADANRGAGLESEGAGTSSSSEPGEAGTALGPQMALNVSIRSSSSNSNINEVGRDSNGGYSSPTAERPIEHAFLDSLRPPGSPRFNRADLSFTNQGSGAGQSGSSASDFANIEREINNEELLTSMDVETERIRDRSAYEKFLKIHVRHITDGQGVVAGVLLVTPNTVMFDPNVSDTLVIEHGAEAYGVIAPMEFVVNAALYPDIAHMRLADSKGQPDQPITDPIYFPTNCPLHRKYSILKEKAHLKGKQTSPEEAVVDLDPAAGILAIAGDIQRRWSEGEDTRESCESQATAQEDDAAGSSKTSDASPLPAPSQEPPTPKDKETRANSLTAESVDGAVVTVVSEPLCPIIPPPSVVEAAHQSGHVIRLHVKNEPVVPSAVADVAAGPPENDLVDKSSLSSDNTKLTSGIRVVSSMDKTPSGEREDELCISEELNVTDDDDKDEAFHSSTGSGYEQAISEAMIDESEYRARHFSVGTTSSMGPHQSGAARSRAMHSSFHRQPRHASGGSEPIPASRPQSSSPAPIASSPESRGQRMLKRLSYPLVWMGESLTADSKENSPVLPADKDPNAESVFSKVFSSNHPDHSVELSCDNSMVSQTTPEESLMVPDFSEFIVPDRSGILLATAAAIAIGTIDGARRLSTENSLKLDSRLVPNLFRGKDQGHHHQQQHHQHHHHNNPISSGQPPAGAQPKLGYRSMVSVDDVPELFASLDILRSPYFELNFIELIPKPAQPCDAPPLYLRLRMGKPLNRKGGMTTPIMSYGKKKMKPEYWFSIPRDKADSLCRFFLLWSPDVYGEPGDADSVAKRGFELITEDLEWEEPSPVRRTKPVKKAKGQLGGKSKSGDHDQVGGEDEDDPLGVTAELAKESWEIVSLNEEVRRALYGSERLSALDLDSYLPDLIGPTEVLTDEYRKQLAKHLPARVEGYPWSLVFSTSQNGFSLNSLYRKMIGIDSPILLVIEDTQGNVFGAITSCEIRVSESFYGTGESLLFVINPKMQIYPWSGDNSYFIQGNNESLAIGAGDGRFGLWLDGDLNQGRTQTCKTFGNDPLSPDEDFWVKTLECWAFM
- the LOC124191218 gene encoding uncharacterized protein LOC124191218 isoform X2 gives rise to the protein MASTGTGTMKQQRRRFSLQTPVNFISKMGRKLSVGNNQHQQQPSAAASAQLSFRSSSVPGSLNHLSDPYAAVVVAAGKKKERAGSRSRWSKSNSFSSVCDSEEELNRQFADFDTCLSGFDDAPARPVRQSLPVPTILLQPADDDDDSDLGEKKPGGRQRSRSETRSPSHFSRFLKFNRRRTSPTNHSPTSPVSQSLEFPVQYERRGSFQSTLGITTPILKCSLEQLPEGVQVHHATRTCSPSPEHFNGPSLSPSALLNYEPDRFRFDSKSTAIVRDRSATFSSTDGMDRRNPSLELVPRGTVQRERSVSFSATQAGGGSSTSSSSSSRTPPDDRMTKKRRSLSHLFWPPSALFGRSRTKSRSVDQSLAAAFDVDVIGGLSRLAGSALGSSTDSGGGGGRPGSPIGERRSSGSGGSNSRLAEDTLAYTVQSNDTLTSLAARFDTTPSELVAINKLHSRLIFPGQVLLVPRKDADANRGAGLESEGAGTSSSSEPGEAGTALGPQMALNVSIRSSSSNSNINEVGRDSNGGYSSPTAERPIEHAFLDSLRPPGSPRFNRADLSFTNQGSGAGQSGSSASDFANIEREINNEELLTSMDVETERIRDRSAYEKFLKIHVRHITDGQGVVAGVLLVTPNTVMFDPNVSDTLVIEHGAEAYGVIAPMEFVVNAALYPDIAHMRLADSKGQPDQPITDPIYFPTNCPLHRKYSILKEKAHLKGKQTSPEEAVVDLDPAAGILAIAGDIQRRWSEGEDTRESCESQATAQEDDAAGSSKTSDASPLPAPSQEPPTPKDKETRANSLTAESVDGAVVTVVSEPLCPIIPPPSVVEAAHQSGHVIRLHVKNEPVVPSAVADVAAGPPENDLVDKSSLSSDNTKLTSGIRVVSSMDKTPSGEREDELCISEELNVTDDDDKDEAFHSSTGSGYEQAISEAMIDESEYRARHFSVGTTSSMGPHQSGAARSRAMHSSFHRQPRHASGGSEPIPASRPQSSSPAPIASSPESRGQRMLKRLSYPLVWMGESLTADSKENSPVLPADKDPNAESVFSKVFSSNHPDHSVELSCDNSMVSQTTPEESLMVPDFSEFIVPDRSGILLATAAAIAIGTIDGARRLSTENSLKLDSRLVPNLFRGKDQGHHHQQQHHQHHHHNNPISSGQPPAGAQPKLGYRSMVSVDDVPELFASLDKLIPKPAQPCDAPPLYLRLRMGKPLNRKGGMTTPIMSYGKKKMKPEYWFSIPRDKADSLCRFFLLWSPDVYGEPGDADSVAKRGFELITEDLEWEEPSPVRRTKPVKKAKGQLGGKSKSGDHDQVGGEDEDDPLGVTAELAKESWERAKAPYVRLFTILKTQATLFESDQDEIVSLNEEVRRALYGSERLSALDLDSYLPDLIGPTEVLTDEYRKQLAKHLPARVEGYPWSLVFSTSQNGFSLNSLYRKMIGIDSPILLVIEDTQGNVFGAITSCEIRVSESFYGTGESLLFVINPKMQIYPWSGDNSYFIQGNNESLAIGAGDGRFGLWLDGDLNQGRTQTCKTFGNDPLSPDEDFWVKTLECWAFM
- the LOC124191218 gene encoding oxidation resistance protein 1-like isoform X12; translated protein: MTSSDHGLTGPQRQRSIKDRLKDGLSSWQTKSRSVDQSLAAAFDVDVIGGLSRLAGSALGSSTDSGGGGGRPGSPIGERRSSGSGGSNSRLAEDTLAYTVQSNDTLTSLAARFDTTPSELVAINKLHSRLIFPGQVLLVPRKDADANRGAGLESEGAGTSSSSEPGEAGTALGPQMALNVSIRSSSSNSNINEVGRDSNGGYSSPTAERPIEHAFLDSLRPPGSPRFNRADLSFTNQGSGAGQSGSSASDFANIEREINNEELLTSMDVETERIRDRSAYEKFLKIHVRHITDGQGVVAGVLLVTPNTVMFDPNVSDTLVIEHGAEAYGVIAPMEFVVNAALYPDIAHMRLADSKGQPDQPITDPIYFPTNCPLHRKYSILKEKAHLKGKQTSPEEAVVDLDPAAGILAIAGDIQRRWSEGEDTRESCESQATAQEDDAAGSSKTSDASPLPAPSQEPPTPKDKETRANSLTAESVDGAVVTVVSEPLCPIIPPPSVVEAAHQSGHVIRLHVKNEPVVPSAVADVAAGPPENDLVDKSSLSSDNTKLTSGIRVVSSMDKTPSGEREDELCISEELNVTDDDDKDEAFHSSTGSGYEQAISEAMIDESEYRARHFSVGTTSSMGPHQSGAARSRAMHSSFHRQPRHASGGSEPIPASRPQSSSPAPIASSPESRGQRMLKRLSYPLVWMGESLTADSKENSPVLPADKDPNAESVFSKVFSSNHPDHSVELSCDNSMVSQTTPEESLMVPDFSEFIVPDRSGILLATAAAIAIGTIDGARRLSTENSLKLDSRLVPNLFRGKDQGHHHQQQHHQHHHHNNPISSGQPPAGAQPKLGYRSMVSVDDVPELFASLDKLIPKPAQPCDAPPLYLRLRMGKPLNRKGGMTTPIMSYGKKKMKPEYWFSIPRDKADSLCRFFLLWSPDVYGEPGDADSVAKRGFELITEDLEWEEPSPVRRTKPVKKAKGQLGGKSKSGDHDQVGGEDEDDPLGVTAELAKESWERAKAPYVRLFTILKTQATLFESDQDEIVSLNEEVRRALYGSERLSALDLDSYLPDLIGPTEVLTDEYRKQLAKHLPARVEGYPWSLVFSTSQNGFSLNSLYRKMIGIDSPILLVIEDTQGNVFGAITSCEIRVSESFYGTGESLLFVINPKMQIYPWSGDNSYFIQGNNESLAIGAGDGRFGLWLDGDLNQGRTQTCKTFGNDPLSPDEDFWVKTLECWAFM